A DNA window from Fusarium fujikuroi IMI 58289 draft genome, chromosome FFUJ_chr11 contains the following coding sequences:
- a CDS encoding related to D-arabinitol 2-dehydrogenase, whose product MANPYPFQDKVIVVSGASRGTGLALSRYLLVRGAKVSMAATSEENLKKAIAGIEQDIPDAKDRVIYFPTDVRNPDDVKAWIEGTVAKWGELDGAANVAAKMNKSIHPIEDLELEELKEVLDVNVIGTFNSIKYEMKNMKPGGSIVNCGSQQVKYASGNMGAYAASKNAIRGLSQSAAYEGGAKYPKNPIRVNLLCPGCIDTDMIRQPLHLPNGAGTWTMTEGDHLTSIIKRYSKPEEIAASIAFLLGDESRFMTKQEIYVDGGWMEANYVA is encoded by the exons ATGGCAAACCCGTACCCTTTCCAAGACAAGGTCATTGTTGTCTCTGGCGCAAGTCGCGGGACAGGCCTGGCCCTCTCGCGCTACCTTTTGGTTCGGGGAGCCAAGGTTTCTATGGCTGCTACTTCGGAGGAGAATCTGAAGAAAGCCATTGCCGGTATCGAGCAGGATATCCCTGATGCCAAGGATCGGGTCATCTATTTCCCCACAGATGTCAGGAACCCTGATGATGTAAAAGCATGGATTGAAGGGACTGTTGCCAAGTGGGGAGAGCTGGACGGTGCTGCAAATGTTGCAG CCAAGATGAACAAAAGCATTCACCCCATTGAAGACCTTGAACTCGAGGAGTTGAAGGAAGTTCTCGATGTGAATGTCATCGGCACCTTCAACAGTATCAAGTACGAGATGAAGAACATGAAACCCGGAGGCAGCATCGTCAACTGTGGCAGTCAACAGGTCAAGTATGCTTCTGGAAATATGGGAGCATACGCAGCGTCAAAGAACGCCATCCGCGGCTTGAGTCAATCAGCTGCATATGAAGGTGGTGCCAAGTACCCCAAGAACCCCATCAGAGTCAACCTTCTATGCCC AGGATGTATTGATACCGATATGATCCGTCAGCCTCTACACTTGCCCAACGGTGCAGGTACATGGACGATGACGGAGGGCGATCACTTGACGTCAATCATCAAGCGCTACTCCAAGCCGGAGGAGATTGCTGCCTCCATCGCTTTCTTACTGGGAGATGAGAGTAGGTTCATGACAAAGCAGGAGATATACGTTGATGGCGGCTGGATGGAGGCCAACTATGTAGCTTAG
- a CDS encoding related to potassium channel beta subunit protein: MTSAGKSPLKLILGAANVGDKEADPWARYDTPDEVNAFINAFARRGYTQIDTAAVYSPQSPYSSEPRLGAVNAGERFSIDTKADFMKGHTKENITHDIDNSLKLLKINQINVYYLHIPDRNNPIEPALEALNTAHKDGKIKTWGISNFRADEVQEVIDICEKRGFVKPAVYQGHYNALVRAGEKDLFPVLRKNAMAFYAYSPAAGGLFSGSHKNPVPNGRFDPAHKSGSITNSLYIKPSVLGAVDKAIEVFAKHNIEGHAAALRWTAHHSILDKKYGDGLIIGASSPQQLESNVDTVEEGPLPEEVAAALNAVYEEAGDEVSYHM, from the exons ATGACTTCCGCTGGAAAATCACCTCTCAAGCTGATTCTCGGAGCAGCAAAC GTTGGAGACAAGGAAGCTGACCCTTGGGCTCGTTATGATACTCCAGATGAAGTCAACGCCTTCATCAATGCCTTCGCCAGACGAGGCTACACTCAGATCGACACTGCTGCAGTCTATTCACCCCAGTCCCCTTATAGCTCTGAGCCTCGCCTCGGTGCCGTCAACGCAGGCGAGCGATTCAGTATTGACACCAAAGCAGATTTCATGAAGGGCCATACCAAGGAGAACATCACTCATGATATCGACAATTCACTCAAGCTCCTGAAGATCAACCAGATCAATGTCTATTATCTTCACATACCTGATCGCAATAACCCAATTGAGCCagctcttgaagctctcaacaCGGCCCATAAAgatggcaagatcaagacttgGGGCATCTCCAACTTCCGAGCCGATGAAGTTCAAGAGGTGATCGATATTTGTGAAAAGAGAGGTTTTGTCAAGCCTGCTGTTTATCAGGGTCACTATAACGCACTTGTTCGCGCCGGCGAGAAAGATCTATTCCCCGTTCTTCGAAAGAATGCCATGGCATTTTATGCCTATAGTCCTGCTGCTGGCGGCCTCTTTTCTGGAAGTCATAAAAATCCTGTTCCAAATGGACGATTTGACCCGGCA CATAAATCAGGAAGTATCACTAATTCGCTCTACATCAAGCCATCCGTTCTTGGAGCTGtcgacaaggccattgaAGTGTTCGCCAAGCATAACATTGAAGGGCATGCTGCAGCCCTCAGATGGACGGCGCATCACAGTATTCTCGACAAGAAATATGGGGATGGACTGATCATCGGTGCATCTAGCCCCCAACAGCTCGAGAGCAATGTTGATACGGTTGAGGAGGGGCCGCTGcctgaagaagttgctgctgctcttaACGCCGTGTACGAGGAGGCTGGTGATGAGGTCTCTTACCATATGTAG